Below is a window of Musa acuminata AAA Group cultivar baxijiao chromosome BXJ3-11, Cavendish_Baxijiao_AAA, whole genome shotgun sequence DNA.
tgaacTGAAATACATTTGGTTATAAAATTCACATAACTTTAAATGGTTTCAAACTAGCACAATTCTACAAAACATGATTCTAAGAAGGATcgtaattaatttttatattgtacggtgaatttataataattaattatcaaattgacattttttttttaaagtttttaTGAACCAATGGATGTATTTTAGTTCATTTTCGAGTATAACAAAGCCGACATCACAATTTTTACAATTCTATTGTTATTACATTATTCTATCAAGGATTTTagtgaattttattttttataatttatgattttatgataattaattatgtttTTAGATAGCTTAATTCAGTTTATTTTTTAGTATAATGAGATTGATTAACTTCAACCGAATTATCTCACAGTTTCATAATTATTATTGgaacataaattattttttttatttttttatcaaatttattattacctaattagatatatttttttagtattttagtTGTATAAATGAGtgtattttagtttattttttaatGTAACAAATCAACTTGATCTCAACCTTTCACAATTCTATTAGTACATAATTCTAATAAGGATTTtagtaattttttaatgatgattttatgataattatttattaaatttaacACACTATTTTTTTTTGTTGGGTTCTATTAACAAGTGTATTTTTGTAGTGAGTCATCTTCCATgaaaatatgtatttattttaagaaatgttatattattttttattttataataaatttaagataattaGTTATTCAATTTAGTATTATATTGTACACATGAtgtttttctttccttcttttgtcttttagagaaagaaagaaaaaaaaatactttcatcTATTTGCTCGCTGACACATCATTAGAAAGAttaaattattttcttataataaatttaagataataaattatttaatttagtatattttaattcatcttaaaacataataaaaattGGATTTATAAATTCCTACGTTAAGCTacataataaaaattacaaaattatgattgTTCGTTTGGTTtctaaagtttttattttttttttctttttctttttttctttcttacacaTCTCAAGTGTTTGTCGAATTGTGTATGAAACTATTTTGTTTTGCGAGACGTTAAGACTTGTTTATCGTATGTCTTTGatctaatcaatttatttttctaGAGATCTGGACTTAAGTGAGATTACAACTAAATTGATTTTTTACAGATAAACAAAACAATGATGCATCATGACCTAGATATCATGACATTGATACGAGGATACCTCACGATTTAAATAATTTCAACTaagttgatgatattgtgttacACAcgatgtttttctttcttttttttgtatctttaaaaaaaaatctcatctatTTGTTAGCCGACACATCGTTACCAAAATTGGAACGTTGACTAAAAAAATTTCTTTCCGGCTCCAGGTTGGATGCATGATTGTAGAAGACGTAGACGCCACAAGATAGCAAAAACGTGGGCTTTTCTCGTTCCGACAATTTGGACCGACCTGTTGGATTTAGTTGGCACTCCAATCTTAACACCTACCTTTCCAAATCCATCATCCGTAGTGGTGGGATTTTGCTATCCCACCAAATGTGCAAAGTGAGATCCCGATACAGTACGGTGTTTGGTGCACAGTAGTACCATTTCTTACGtacgatagatagatagattagATATATCATCACCTGTCTAAATTTAGTTGACGCAATCTGTCATCGACACGGAAGCACCAAAGGTAATGTATATTATTGTCCATGTAAATGACAGGTGCGTTGTACACGTCAAATCCACTATTGATGTCTGGGAACCATAATTAAAATCAAGCTTCCGTCCTGCTTTTGATTTCGTCTCAATATCATAGGACTTAATCTACTATAAatcttttaatataaataaaacacCAAATTTATTAGTCTCAGTCAACATTTACAGATAATTAACAGAGTGGTGCAATTCAGATTAGATTTGACGTTGACCGGAAGCCTTTGACTTTAAAGCTATTTTCTTTTCCTAAACGTGGTTGAATGTTTTTGGACATATCGATAAGAAAAATAACAATTTGATATTCccttatcctctctctctctctctctctctctctctctctctctctctacatcgaAAAGAGAGAGAGCTTTGTTTGATTATTTACTATTGACTTGGACAATTGCCCACAGAACTAAGTAAGAGGAAGATTGACATTACAATGTTCCTCTCTTTCTTGACTAAGTCTGtctgaaggaaagaatacaagcgAAAGACAAAAAATGTTCCAACTCATGTGATCTATGTATTTGTAATATCATGAACATATCTAAGTCTTAACTGCGGATTCATGGGATGAAAGAGTGTAACATAATGTGATACATGATCAACACCCAAGACAGGTCGAACACTTAAACTCtataaaattacttttttataAGACCCAACAGCCATGTAGTCAATCACAAGTAGCTGAAACAATTAAGACTTTATTGATGTTCTTAtggtaaataataattaaaaataatgtaaaagtaTATGAAAATTTGAGTTAAATAAAAATTGGTACcaaaattattatcattttatttttacaaaagaTATTTAATATCGGGCCTTACGAGATCTAACCTTACCAAATAACAGTAGCAGCAATGGTACTAGATAGTGTGGTaatagatttggataaaaaaaaagagagaaatatatatttttttataatatctaTCTTGGTGTGGGAGATAGTAATATAATGCGCGGTGACTTCTATATTAATTAGGAGTTTAAATCCTAAACCTTaaatcttttatgaatttgaatcttaTACTATTCAAAAGTTAAGGGGTCTATCATCGTAGAAACAACGAATCCTCTTCGTATTAAGAGAGCAATAATGCAAGAGCTAAAGAAcatcaatagagagagagaggtgtttagctttttttttctttttattcgttggtccatttattttatattattggtgTTTgagattctttctcttttttcttgcttTCACGTTATGGGAGATGGGAATAATGCATCTATGAGGATCAAATCAatctcaaataaataaataattaattaattaattacacGTAGAGAGAGAAAGTAGGAAGTGATGACAAAATGTCAAATCGATTGTAATTTGAATCGAATAagaatgactttttttttttttttgtcaatattCAAAACAAGAAGAGTTAGAAAAACTGATGGGTTTTTTTAGTCCCCCAAATATTTATGCTTTCTTGGTGCATTTGAGAAAGATGACGGTGTGGGAAGAACACATGACTTGCATATAAAAGTCAAAGGAGAAGCCATTTCCAAGGTCAAACCCAAAGAGAGGACCAAGTAAAGTTGGCAATCTTTGAGCGCCTCTCCATGCATCGACAATACATTGATTGATACGCGCACGCACACCCTTAACATGTCGTGAAAACCAAACCCTAAAAAGCCAATAACCTTCAATATACAATGACCATTTACGACTCAGCCTCGCGCGTTGACTTCTTCCCTCGTTGTAtctctcttcccttctcctttataAGTAGCCAAGCACCGTACCAACTCGACCTTCCTCATCATCGACACCGCCTTTCTTCTGCCTTCCCAAAGCTTTGATTCGTTTGCAGCTATCGTTCGATTAGGATTGATGGAGGGAGTGGAAGTCCCGCCTTACTTCTTGTGTCCTATATCGCTCGAGATCATGAGAGATCCGGTGACCCTTTCCACCGGCATCACCTACGACCGGGAGAGCATCGAGAGGTGGATCTTCTCCGACAAGCATGAGATCTGCCCGGTCACCAAGCAAGCGTTGACGAACCTCGACGTCACGCCCAACCATACTCTCCGGCGGCTCATCCAGGCCTGGTGCTCCGCCAATGCCTCCGACGGCGTGGAGCGCTTCCCCACCCCCCGTCCCCCGGTCGACATGACCCAGATCGCGGCCCTCCTCGACGAAGCCAAGCTTCCGCAGACACAGATGACCGCGCTCCGAAGACTCAAGGCCATCGCGTCGGAGAGCGACCGCAACAAACGCTGCGTCGAGGCTTCGGGTGCCGTCGACGTTttagcttcgatcatggagaaaAGCATCCACGTCTCGACAGGTGTTCTCGAGGAAGAACTTATAGTGTGCGATGGATTGGAGTCTGCAAGTGCTCCCGATGAAGCCCTCGCCATCTTGTGCTCTCTCCAACTCTCGGAGAAAAGCCTCCTCGGTTTGATCCATAGGGACGTCAACTTCGTTGAACTGTTGACCAAAGTGTTGGGGCGATCGAGCTACCGAATCCGAGCTTACTCGTTGCTACTCCTCAAATCCCTTGTGTCGGTGATCGCTCCGGCCCGTGCATTGTCTTTAAGGGAAGAGTTCTTCGAAGAGCTCGCGAAGGTCGTACGAGACGAGATCTCACACCAAGCCACGAAGGCAGCACTGCAAGTTCTGGCCGCTGTTATCCCCTGGGGGAACAACAGGTTAAAGGCAGTGAAAGCCGGGGCAGTGCGAATGTTGATCGAGCAACTACTCGATCAACCAGAGAAGAGAACGTGTGAGATGATCATGGTGATTCTATGTCAGCTGTGTGGTTGCGCAGAAGGGAGAGCCGAGTTGGTCGAGCACGCAGCAGGGATCGCAGTGGTGTCGAAGAAGATACATAGGGTGTCGCGGCTGGTGAGCAGGATGGCGGTGAAGATACTGTGCTCGGTGGCGAAGTCTTCGCCATCTCCGGCGGTGCTGCAGGAGATGTTACAGCTCGGAGCTGTTTCCAAGATGTGTTATGTGCTGCAGATGGATTATGATGCGCAGGTCAGGGAGAGGGTTAGGGAGATATTGAGGTTACACTCCAAGGCTTGGAGGAATTCTCCCTGTTTAGCACCTCCTTTGAAGGCTTCATATCCCCCTCCTCCCTCTACATGAGAGGATAGATAGTTAAtgtgcataaaaaaaaagaatgttaattgatttatttaattctttctaatctcaattatttaCCTCTTTCCATTTCATCATGTCTTGTGTTTTGTCATGACAAAATGTTGAACTACTTCTTCCTGTGAATTTTAGatgtgatgtatatatatatatatattataggggTAGGTTATTCTCCCAAACCTTGGTATATGTGCATTTGATTTCCTATCATATATGTAAGATGCATTTTCTAATCAGATCGTTTATGGGTAAAATACATATATGGATTAATCGTTTATTTAAGTAAATTTGAATAGTTTAGAAGTTACTTTGCATAGATTGCAACATGACAACATCCATAATAATTGtaatataaatttctattttatccgatgaataaaaaaagaaaaaaaaacatattattattattattgttattaaagATATTAAATCATGATTGAAGATTTTATGAAGATTGATCATcaatcaaaaataatattatcttgtTAGGAGAAAAGAAAAGATCATATGTTCGATTTAaagtaattataatttttttttattttgtttttcttatacTGGACATCATATAAAAAGCGCTGTAAAATTGTAATGGATGGAAGTTCTTTCCGACCTTAAGGCCACACCTATTTCTGATTCCATTGTCTACGCAGGTGCGAGTTTGGAAAGTTGTAATCTAATATAGCTTCACAAAAGTGAATATTTATCCGACTAGaggagaaataggaaaaaaaaaaggaaaccatCAGTCATTGATTTGTTGGATTCCAGTCATATTAATTTCATTTGCTCATTATAAATTTGGTTTTTGGGTTATGTCAGTGGTGAATTTTCTGTACATTATGGGAAGGCTGATTAGAATATATCGAATTTTTCTGAACCAGTCAGTTTAGTTTACTCAGTCCGGCAGCTTCTTACTGCGCCCTTCTCATCGAAATGTGACTGCAAGAATTGGCTTCTTCAGACACTTTCAAAGAAGTCGATCGGCAAAGACATATGGAAATAGCCATCGTTTCTATCCCATCATCCCCTTTTACGTCACTCAGATTGGTAGAACATGGAAGTGGTTTTTGGCGGATATGTTTCTGGTTCATGAGATTCTAGCTGGTCAAAACCAATGCTCTCGTGTTCCATGCATGACAATTCCACTGCATAAATTAATACAAACCatttcttagtatggataatttgAGGACCGGTGGAAGTGAGTCTCTTGAATCAAATTTTGGCAGGAACGAGGACAAGATTGATTGATGTCTACTTGGAAAATAATGCTAATAGTCCACATACTACTATCATTAAAGATCCCCCCAATTTGCTGTCGTTACTGATATTACATCAACTACAATTGCACAGCACAGCAActgagggatatatatatattatgacaggGAAGCTTTGGACTGATCCAACAAAAGATTGTTGTCAATGATACTAATATACCTAAAATGCAAGGTATTAGGTCTTTATAATTTGCCTTCCAAGTGGGTCTTTATAAACTTTGCCTCTGCTGAACAGGTCATAcaaacaataaaaattttgctggagaaagctctaAAAGGCACAATGAGCCATGTAAGAGCTGACCTGCTCAATAGTCGTCGATAACTAACATTTTCCGATAGCAAACGCCACACAAGTCAAGCACTGCAAGTTACACAACTGAATTTACCTGTTCAGATCAAAAGCACAACTCCACATTAACTATGATGGTGGTGAGATTCCATAGGAGAGAGAGAGTATTGATCTAACCAAGAAATGGGAAAGAAACAATCACATACCATGCTTATCTATCTGCTGCTAAGTCTTTATCAGAGTACAGGAGCTTCATaacattatatatttatttgttgCACCTGCTCAGCATAATATTTACCATCCTCATGAGAAGATGCTAGAATTGGCCCTTCCGTGCTGGATCTTCCTATCGAACCTGAATATACTAGTGACGATTACTCCATGTTGAGGAATCAAGACTTGGGTTCCTTTTGTTATGAGAGATTAATCAAGACTTACAAGGAAGAGCAAAGCAGCAACCTATCAGGACTATACAtgattaagagaaaaaaaaatgactATGTACCTCTGCCTACAAAGTCTAATACTGCGGCTCACCAGTTAAAAAAGACCACATGTAACTTGAATGGTGTATACTACAGAATATGAACGAGGAACACCAAGTCAAAATTACATATCTTCCTATGCTCAGGGTTGAATAGAAAGATAGGTGCATGCAACTTGATTCAGTGATTGCCATGCACAAGGCTCTGCAATCCTAACAGTCTGCTTCGGCGTAGGCTATAAGATATCGATACAAGCTAAACTCATATTACCAGCCATATACAGGATTCTGTACCTGAGGTGGCAAAAGACGCAAATCAACACTATGCTGCTTACTGTAGTCCCGTGACCCAGGTATTGCGCCTGTGGTTAACCTCAATATTTCATTTCCCGTGAAACAATAATGAGCAAATGCCAAACCCCCATCCACCACATCTGACAAACT
It encodes the following:
- the LOC135652469 gene encoding E3 ubiquitin-protein ligase PUB23-like produces the protein MEGVEVPPYFLCPISLEIMRDPVTLSTGITYDRESIERWIFSDKHEICPVTKQALTNLDVTPNHTLRRLIQAWCSANASDGVERFPTPRPPVDMTQIAALLDEAKLPQTQMTALRRLKAIASESDRNKRCVEASGAVDVLASIMEKSIHVSTGVLEEELIVCDGLESASAPDEALAILCSLQLSEKSLLGLIHRDVNFVELLTKVLGRSSYRIRAYSLLLLKSLVSVIAPARALSLREEFFEELAKVVRDEISHQATKAALQVLAAVIPWGNNRLKAVKAGAVRMLIEQLLDQPEKRTCEMIMVILCQLCGCAEGRAELVEHAAGIAVVSKKIHRVSRLVSRMAVKILCSVAKSSPSPAVLQEMLQLGAVSKMCYVLQMDYDAQVRERVREILRLHSKAWRNSPCLAPPLKASYPPPPST